From Triticum aestivum cultivar Chinese Spring chromosome 4A, IWGSC CS RefSeq v2.1, whole genome shotgun sequence, a single genomic window includes:
- the LOC123085533 gene encoding pentatricopeptide repeat-containing protein At5g02830, chloroplastic yields MGMAMTSSPQPPPPPRRRRSRLQSATTISAPSANPNPNPKAKAFPLLSDVGRLQSATPTPTPNGNPNSSPKGKVLPLLSDVGSNPSAIDYYSRVASNLAGAGRLGDFLIAAEGLRAASGDAGFAARINWHLLSRGVVAALREHGLPHVLEFLHDADRIGVHATVMLDADASDAVAAACRQLLDERIMAEFVEAIEALANCGFFVKGIVDPMDVLKIFVRKRDPDMAIRYARIFPHSQLLLCNTMEAFGKRKELKHALKVFGALKDQLGGINMFACRSIIDICSHCGSSVQARIIFEGLLAEKITPNTHVFNSLMNANAHSMSYNFSVYKHMQKLGVRPDLASYNILLKTCCNAREFNTAQEIYEEMKKKEHDGILKLDVFTYSTMMKVFAEAKMWKMASNIKDDMRAVGARLNLVTWSSLINAYANSGLVDGAIEILEEMIRDGCQPTAPCFNIILTALVKSCQYDRAFRLFNSWIEFGIKVSLSLEQKGSLPDNFTFCEEHPGTNGGTILVVPFRPTVTTYNILMMACGTNDERAKSVMNEMKRNGLCPDRISWSILMDIYGTSKNRNGAIQALRRMQRVGIKLNVSAYTVAIKACVESKDLKLALHLFEEMKAHQLKPNMVTYRTLLKARSKYGSLKEIQKCLAIYQEMRQAGYQAYDYYLKELIVEWSEGVLSSDGGNRNFYHLDRKDERNESFDLFLEKVARFLQKDVDQNQTVDVRGLSKVEARIVVLSTLRKIKEKHLLGRAVQDDLVIITGHEKTSYTDVETTAIDVEYAITSVLKDELGLEVFVGPESRPPVSSKLRAPPCPRRPQGMIKITVNSLNHWLKRKSARDVQ; encoded by the exons ATGGGGATGGCCATGACCTCCTCCCCACAGCCACcacctcccccgcgccgccgccgcagccgcttgCAGTCGGCAACCACCATCTCCGCCCCCAGTGCCAATCCCAACCCCAACCCCAAGGCCAAGGCCTTCCCCCTTCTCTCCGACGTCGGCCGCCTGCAGTCCGCCACTCCCACTCCCACACCAAACGGCAATCCTAACTCCAGCCCCAAGGGCAAGGTCCTCCCGCTGCTCTCCGACGTCGGCAGCAACCCATCCGCCATCGACTACTACTCCCGCGTCGCCTCCAacctcgccggcgccggccgcctcGGCGACTTCCTCATCGCCGCAGAGGGCCTCCGCGCGGCCTCCGGCGATGCCGGATTCGCGGCCCGCATCAACTGGCACCTCCTCTCGCGCGGCGTCGTCGCCGCGCTCCGCGAGCACGGCCTACCCCACGTGCTCGAGTTTCTCCACGACGCCGACCGCATCGGCGTCCACGCCACCGTCATGCTCGACGCTGATGCGTCCGACGCCGTCGCGGCCGCCTGCCGGCAGCTGCTGGACGAGCGCATCATGGCGGAGTTTGTGGAGGCCATCGAGGCCCTAGCTA ACTGTGGATTCTTTGTTAAAGGCATCGTGGATCCAATGGATGTACTGAAAATATTCGTCAGGAAGCGAGATCCAGATATGGCGATCAG GTATGCACGTATCTTTCCGCACTCCCAACTTCTACTCTGCAATACTATGGAAGCTTTTGGGAAAAGAAAGGAATTGAAACATGCCCTAAAGGTCTTTGGAGCACTCAAGGACCAGTTGGGAGGTATCAATATGTTTGCGTGCCGAAGTATCATCGATATATGTAGTCATTGTGGTTCTTCTGTACAGGCTCGGATCATATTTGAG GGGCTGCTTGCTGAGAAGATTACTCCGAATACACATGTCTTCAACAGCCTTATGAATGCGAATGCCCACAGCATGAGCTACAATTTTTCGGTCTACAAGCATATGCAA AAACTTGGTGTCCGTCCTGATTTGGCGTCATATAACATACTTCTGAAGACATGTTGCAATGCTAGAGAGTTCAACACGGCACAAGAAATTTATGAGGAAATGAAGAAAAAGGAACACGATGGGATTTTAAAGTTAGATGTTTTTACATACAGTACGATGATGAAG GTGTTTGCAGAGGCAAAAATGTGGAAGATGGCTTCCAACATCAAAGATGACATGCGGGCAGTTGGTGCTCGTCTTAACCTAGTCACATGGTCATCATTAATCAATGCTTATGCAAATTCTGGTTTGGTTGATGGTGCCATAGAGATCCTTGAAGAAATGATAAGGGATGGCTGTCAACCTACTGCCCCATGCTTCAATATTATCCTTACTGCTTTGGTCAAGTCATGCCAATATGATAGAGCTTTCCGCTTGTTCAATAGCTGGATAGAATTTGGAATCAAGGTATCTCTGTCGCTTGAACAGAAAGGATCCCTTCCAGACAACTTCACATTCTGTGAAGAGCATCCGGGCACCAATGGCGGCACTATCTTGGTGGTTCCATTTAGGCCAACAGTTACAACTTATAACATTTTGATGATGGCATGTGGTACTAATGATGAACGTGCAAAGTCTGTAATGAATGAAATGAAGCGGAATGGTCTTTGTCCTGACCGTATTAGCTGGTCCATTCTGATGGATATTTATGGAACATCTAAAAATAGGAATGGAGCTATTCAG GCGCTCAGAAGAATGCAACGTGTTGGAATAAAACTTAATGTCTCTGCATATACTGTAGCTATTAAG GCATGTGTAGAAAGTAAAGATTTGAAGTTGGCGTTGCACTTGTTTGAAGAAATGAAAGCACACCAACTGAAGCCCAATATG GTGACATACAGAACTCTCCTGAAAGCGCGCTCCAAATATGGATCTTTAAAGGAAATCCAGAAATGCTTGGCAATCTATCAGGAAATGAGACAAGCAGG GTATCAAGCATATGACTATTATCTCAAGGAATTGATAGTGGAATGGAGTGAAGGAGTCTTGTCTAGTGATGGTGGGAATCGAAATTTTTACCATTTAGATCGAAAAGATGAGAGGAACGAATCATTCGACCTTTTTCTTGAAAAAGTGGCAAGattcttgcaaaaagatgttgaTCAAAACCAAACTGTTGATGTTCGTGGGCTTTCAAAG GTTGAAGCTCGCATAGTTGTTCTCTCAACTCTCCGCAAAATTAAAGAGAAGCATCTTTTAG GAAGAGCAGTCCAGGATGATTTGGTCATCATCACGGGTCATGAGAAGACATCATACACTGATGTCGAAACGACTGCTATCGACGTCGAGTATGCAATAACTTCTGTTTTGAAGGATGAACTGGGTCTTGAAGTTTTCGTTGGACCAGAAAGCCGTCCTCCTGTTTCATCCAAACTCAGAGCCCCCCCATGCCCTAGGAGACCACAGGGAATGATAAAAATAACTGTCAACTCATTGAATCATTGGCTGAAGAGGAAATCTGCGAGGGATGTACAGTGA
- the LOC123085530 gene encoding DNA topoisomerase 6 subunit A3, producing the protein MSERKRRAGADAAAGGSTSKKPRGASAAASYAQSLRSKLRPDASILASLRALASAASKSKPAAASSAGAKALSEDDPASASSNYIVVADQDTTSVTSRINRLVLSVARSILAGRGFSFAVPSRASSNQVYLPDLDRIVLLRRESARPFANVATARKATVTARVLSLVHAVLRRGIHVTKRDLFYTDVKLFGDQSQSDAILDDVSCMLGCTRSSLHVVASEKGVVVGRLTFADDGDVIDCTRMGVGGKAIPPNIDRVSGIESDALFILLVEKDAAFMRLAEDRFYNRFPCIILTAKGQPDVATRLFLRRLKVELKLPVLALVDSDPYGLKILSVYMCGSKNMSYDSANLTTPDIKWLGVRPSDLDKYRVPEQCRLPMTDHDIKVGKEMLEEDFVKQNEGWVKELETMLRTKQKAEIQALSSFGFQYLTEVYLPLKLQQEDWI; encoded by the coding sequence ATGTCGGAGAGGAAGCGCCGGGCGGGGGCAGATGCGGCCGCGGGGGGCTCGACCTCGAAGAAACCGCGCGGCGCCTCGGCCGCCGCATCCTACGCCCAATCCCTCCGCTCGAAGCTCCGCCCGGACGCCTCCATCCTCGCCTCCCTCCGCGccctcgcctccgccgcctccaAATCCAAGCCCGCGGCCGCGTCCTCAGCCGGCGCGAAAGCCCTCTCCGAGGACGACCCGGCATCCGCCTCCTCCAACTACATCGTGGTCGCCGACCAGGACACCACCTCCGTCACCTCCCGCATCAACCGCCTCGTCCTCTCCGTCGCGCGGAGCATCCTGGCTGGCCGCGGCTTCTCCTTCGCCGTCCCCTCCCGCGCCTCCTCGAACCAGGTATACCTCCCGGACCTCGACCGCATCGTGCTCCTCCGCCGCGAGTCCGCGAGGCCCTTCGCCAACGTCGCCACCGCGCGCAAGGCCACCGTCACCGCGCGCGTCCTCTCCCTCGTCCACGCCGTCCTGCGCAGGGGCATCCACGTCACCAAGAGGGATCTCTTCTACACCGACGTGAAGCTCTTCGGCGACCAGTCCCAGTCGGACGCCATCCTCGATGACGTCTCCTGCATGCTTGGATGCACCCGCTCGTCGCTCCATGTCGTCGCCTCTGAGAAGGGCGTTGTGGTTGGCCGCCTCACTTTTGCTGATGACGGCGACGTCATTGACTGCACGAGAATGGGCGTCGGCGGTAAGGCCATCCCGCCCAACATCGACAGGGTGTCAGGCATTGAGAGCGACGCTCTGTTCATCTTGCTTGTGGAGAAAGATGCTGCTTTCATGCGCCTCGCTGAGGACCGGTTCTACAACCGTTTTCCGTGCATCATATTGACAGCAAAGGGACAGCCGGATGTTGCCACCAGGTTGTTCTTGCGCCGGCTTAAGGTAGAGCTGAAGCTGCCGGTACTCGCATTGGTGGACTCTGATCCATATGGGCTGAAGATCTTGTCCGTGTATATGTGCGGCTCCAAGAACATGTCGTATGACAGTGCCAATCTGACAACGCCAGATATCAAGTGGCTTGGCGTGCGGCCAAGTGATCTGGACAAGTACAGGGTACCGGAGCAGTGCCGGCTTCCCATGACTGATCACGATATCAAGGTAGGAAAAGAGATGCTAGAGGAAGACTTCGTAAAGCAAAATGAAGGATGGGTCAAGGAGTTGGAGACGATGTTGCGAACAAAACAAAAGGCTGAGATTCAGGCTCTCAGCTCCTTTGGGTTCCAGTACCTGACTGAGgtatatctacccctcaagctgcAGCAGGAGGACTGGATTTGA